The Procambarus clarkii isolate CNS0578487 chromosome 68, FALCON_Pclarkii_2.0, whole genome shotgun sequence genomic interval ccgggccacggggacgctgagccccgaaatcatcgcaagttaACCACTACTACAGTAACACAAGAAACGCCTCTGTGCTCTTACCTGTATGATCGCCTGGGCCCCTTGGAGAGCTTCCACGTACGTGGGAGATTTAATTAAGGTGCATCGTTAGCCAAAAGGTCAAACGGGCACCAAGATCGTTTCCTCAGGCCATGGAAAGTAATGTTTTAATCGTgtgtttccccctcccccccccaaaaaaaaaaaacaatgtcgAACGACCTGAAGTCATTAGGCATGAGTGTTGTCGAACACTTCATGTCCAAAAATTGTTAATATTGCGTTTAGTGTTTTCAAAGTcacttatttatatattaatataaatatatatattatatattatttatatatattatatataaaattttatatAATTTTGGAAGCATTATTCTGTGGCTGATTTTGTGATGATTTAATGGTAATTCAAGGCAGACCATGGCCCACCAGCAGACCATGGCCCACCAGCAGACCATGGCCCACCAGCAGACCATGGCCCACCAGCAGACCATGGCCCACCAGCAGACCATGGCCCACCAGCAGACCGCGCCCCACCAGCAGACCACGCCCCACCAGCAGACCACGCCCCACCAGCAGACCACGCCCCACCAGCAGACCACGCCCCACCAGCAGACCACGCCCCACCAGCAGACCACGCCCCACCAGCAGACCGCGCCACACCAGCAGACCGCGCTCCACCAGCAGACCGCGCCCCACCAGCAGACCGCGCCCCACCAGCAGACCGCGCCCCACCAGCAGACCGCGCCCCACCAGCAGACCGCGCCCCACCAGCAGACCACGCCCCACCAGCAGACCACGCCCCACCAGCAGACCGCACCCCACCATCCCACTGTTGAGACGAACCAACTTCTTATGAGTGAGATGAACCAATGTGGGTTGTGAGGCGATACATGAGTAGTTATGAGCCAGGAGAGTGTTATAGAGAGGTTGTGAGGGTGAGGTGCACTGGGAGCTTGattcaccagttgagaggcgggaccaaagagccaaagctcaacccccgcaagcggtcggccgagcggacagcacgcgggacttgtgatcctgtggtcctgggttcgatcccaggcaccggcgagaaacaataggcagagtttctttcaccctatgcccctgttacctagcagtaaagtaggtacctgggtgttagtcagctgtcacgggctgcttcctgggggtggaggcctggtcgaggaccgggccgcggggacactaaaagccccgaagtcatctcaagataactcaagataacttcaagcataattaggtgagtaggtgagtacacacacggtacTTAGTGGCAAACTTCCTCTTAGACTACTAGGGCTACTAGACTACTTAGACTACTAGACTACTAGACTACTAAGGGCTAGTTTGTGGTGAATGATAATGGATAATTGTGGGGGTGGAGGTTGGGTGGTTTGAGAGTTTACAGCGGATTGGGGCTAGGGGGGTGATTAGGCCGTGGGGTGGAGGTGGGGTGGTTTGAGAGTTTACAGCGGATTGGGGCTAGGGGGGTGATTAGGCCGTGGGGTGGAGGTGGGGTGGTTTGAGAGTTTACAGCGGATAGGGGCTAGGGGGGTGATTAGGCCGTGGGGTGGAGGTGGGGTGGTTTGAGAGTTTACAGCGGATTGGGGCTAGGGGGGTGATTAGGCcgtggggttggggggagggggggaggggtagtaaGCGGACGCGACCATTAACGGGGAGGAACGGGGAAATGCCGGAATGTCCGCTGCGAGGGAGAGCAAGATACACTGATTAACATTCCTTTGGTGAGACGAGTAATCAGGTAATGCACTGCGTGGGAGACGCCACAGACGCCGTGGGAGAGGCCGCAGACATTGTGGGAGGGAGGCCCAGATACTGTGGGAAAGGCACagacactgtggggggggggaggcccagATACTGTGGGAGAGGCGCAGACACCGTGGGAGAGGCACAGACACTGTGGGGGGAGGCCCAGATACTGTGGGAGAGGCGTAGACACCGTGGGAGAGGCCGCAGACATTGTGGGAGGGAGGCCCAGATACTGTGGGAGAGGCAGACACCGTGGGAGAGGCGCAGACACCGTGGGAGAGGCGCAGACACCGTGGGAGAAACACAGACACCGTGGGAGAGGCACAGACACCGTGGGAGAGGTCGCAGACACCGTGCGAGAGGCACAGACACCGTGGCAGAGGCACAGACACCGTGGCAGAGGCGCAGACACCGTGGGAGAGGTCGCAGACACCGTGCGAGAGGCACAGACACCGTGGGAGACGCCACAGACACCACAGACACCATGGGAAAGACACAGACACCGTGGGAAAGACACAGACACCGTGGGAAAGACACAGACACCGTGGGAAAGACACAGACACCGTGGGAAAGACACAGACACCGTGGGAAAGACACAGACACCGTGGGAAAGACACAGACACCGTGGGAAAGACACAGACACCGTGGGAGACGCCACAGACACCGTGGGAAAGACACAGACACCGTGGGAAAGACACAGACACCGTGGGAGACGCCACAGACACCGTGGGAAAGACACAGACACCGTGGGAAAGACACAGACACCGTGGGAAAGACACAGACACCGTGGGAAAGACACAGACACCGTGGGAAAGACACAGACACCGTGGGAGACGCCACAGACACCGTGGGAAAGACACAGACACCGTGGGAAAGACACAGACACCGTGGGAGACGCCACAGACACCGTGGGAAAGACACAGACACCGAGGGAAATACTACATTTATGTTTACCTAAAATACTTTTTAGTGGGTTGATGGGTCCCGGTACAGATGTGTCAGAGGACGTGTCCATGGGATGAATACTGGCACGGAAAATTCATCATCAAAACCCAAAATCTGATGCGAGTCAGTTTATAgactattatatattttttctgtgtGTGTATTGCATATAAATTGTATGTAAATTTTCTTATGTCGCTACATTTTGTGTATTTATGAACGTTTGCGAGTTTTATATGttttgccttatatatatatatatatatatatatatatatatatatatatatatatatatatatatatatatatatatatatatgaaaacgacagaaagttttagatttatgattctggcacgaatcttctcgatagtcttgtctatatattgagatcgttggggctgacaatgcccaagtgggcacgtgaaggcacagacaacgttggtctctttcgAGGTGTTTTTACCAAGCACAGTAtaatttgtctttgagaatgtgaggagagaccttacgaaacgcatcacTAGGCGTCAGATCCAAATAACAAGTTAAAATgatctttggagagttaatttttcaacttcatgcttcagtgaagaaaaacgtaaggaatatcgagaagattcgtgccGGAATCAAAAGTCTAAAATGATCTGCCGTTTTCAACGAAATATAAGAAAGGCtgccactaatatatatatatatatatatatatatatatatatatatatatatatatatatatatatatatatatatatatatatatatatatatatatataaggcacaactctcctaaacacgagagtcaagtatacaactttagaacactttcccaccaggagactcgaaccctagccagcacagaagcctcccagcaactggcataacaggtacgccttaaccctctccaccacctgctcagacccttaaaagagatggtaatttcggagtatttaaataccacaaagatcaccacctcccaagagcactagagcaagtgaggggtcatttagacgttaatttcatcaagtccctgttaatatgggaagacacagtgtctatgcttaaggcacaactctcctaaacacgagagtcaagtatacaactttagaacactttcccaccaggagactcgaaccctagccagcacagaagcctcccagcaactggcataacagttgcTTGATggactaacagggacttgatgaaattaacgtctaaatgacccctcacttgctctagtgctcttgggaggtggtgatctttgtggtatttaaatactccgaaattaccatctcttttaagggtctgagcaggtggtggagagggttaaggcgtacctgttatgccagttgctgggaggcttctgtgctggctagggttcgagtctcctggtgggaaagtgttctaaagttgtatatatatatatatatatatatatatatatatatatatatatatatatatatatatatatatatatatatatatatatatatatatatatacacacacacacacacacgtacacactcattgggggctggtggctgagtagacagcacaCTAGGCtcatggacctagggaccggggttcgatccccgcagccggcggaaaaacaaatgggcaaagtttccttcGTCCTGAtgtcctgttacttagcagtaaatgggtacctgggagttagactgctgctacgggctgcttcctgggtgtgtgtgtatgaaaaaaattagttagtaacagttgattgattgacagttgagatgcgggcagaaagagcagagctcaacccccgcaagcacaactaggtgaatacacacacacaaacacacatacacacacctgccagaAGAAGCGCCAGTACTCTTGGCCTCCACACACCCGCAAGCTTCACGCCCAATCAATAGTCCAAGAGGATCCCTGCATCCTAATCCTATCTTCCTCTCATCCTTCATCAGTTTCTTCATCCCGTCCTTTATTTCATTCTCCGTTTATCGAATTTATCTTATCTGTCCATCACCCATTTTACATTCTGTCCCTTCCCTCCTTCGGATCTTGTCCCTTTTTCAATCACCATCTATCCGCTCGTTCCTTACCACTAATTCGTCAATTATTCTTCCATTCTCAACTCCAGTGTCTGACCCCTCCAGCATCTTTTATCATGTAACTTACTCCTCACTAATCTATTATTTTATTCTACTAACATtttcccccctcactctctttcCACACCTTGTGAACTCATTTTATGGATTTCCCTATCTCGTCCTCAATCTATTTTCTATCCTATAAATAGGCTACTTGAGGACTCCCTGCCATGTATAAAAAGGCCTTTTATAGTTAAATTAATTTTTATGTTCAGTAAGTAATCTTCGACAAGACTTACTGAGAAATATTCAACCCAAGTAAGCAATCTTTAGCTATAACTCAACCCCGAATTGGCAGTAAGGTGTAATatgaagtgtaataagtacatttccttactgtcGTACATagcacataattgcacttatggggctgttacatatttctccccatttattctcctcgttttctgttaagacactcaaaaTTTTAGGACAAAGAATTAAGGTTGAATTCGCTatccacaagttttaaatatcaagaatttctttttcagttttattaaacaatggaGATATTATACAAAGTttaaaaatatcctgagttactttacaatttattgatttatttaagttttgttttattagttttataaaactgtaaaaaTGTAACAAtacagctataggttaagtactaattgtaattaaaaagcaataaaatgcttatcctcAAACACTAAgatggttaggtgaggtcggggtTTCCAattagcttttcaggtaaactcaaaaattcacaatatatttgacagtactatttaatactaagtgaaaataagaacaattcctaactgctatgaatagtacataattgcacttatttgtgctgtcacatttaccccccccccattttaggaggacgggctgctataaCTACAAACAAAAAGGATTTCGGTATCATTAAGTAATTGCAAGACAGTGCGACGATAGGAAAAGCAAAACGGTTTCCTTTTGTCCCCTTTTACACTACTACAAACATATAtatgttcttatcagcttaatatctgatacgatccccatgtgggatcctcgatattaaactgatttttgcaacatgtcgaagtgctaggagcttgcttcaCCTTTGCTGCGGATCGGCTCGGTATTGCAGTGATATTCTGCGTCAGTCACggtgtatatagatatatgtaagcttttaagggttgatatatgttaatcttcttgtttgaggagctgttcacttgagacagttaagcaagtcccagctgtgtctgggtacaagtgacaggatgaacaacccagcggggtttcttcctattggggagtgttgtacatgctgctatagcggtgtgtccactcacaagatgagtggcgctgcccaataaactcgcccctcggggcaaaatttaaaaatttaaatttatatatgtgaTTCTGCGTCacggcgtatatatatatgagattcTGCGTCacggcgtatatatatatatgagattcTGCGTCACGGCGTATATATGAGATTCTGCGTCacggcgtatatatatatgagattcTGCGTCacggcgtatatatatatgagattcTGCGTCacggcgtatatatatatgagattcTGCGTCacggcgtatatata includes:
- the LOC138355607 gene encoding uncharacterized protein — its product is MAHQQTMAHQQTMAHQQTMAHQQTMAHQQTMAHQQTAPHQQTTPHQQTTPHQQTTPHQQTTPHQQTTPHQQTTPHQQTAPHQQTALHQQTAPHQQTAPHQQTAPHQQTAPHQQTAPHQQTTPHQQTTPHQQTAPHHPTVETNQLLMSEMNQCGL